The Arachis hypogaea cultivar Tifrunner chromosome 14, arahy.Tifrunner.gnm2.J5K5, whole genome shotgun sequence genome has a segment encoding these proteins:
- the LOC112742345 gene encoding protein FAR1-RELATED SEQUENCE 5-like translates to MDHSNREGEPNSTVINANEGNDELTDDEVVNQEGSKVDEITDVMATRNDELGIKTRGLKYSLLCLSDHSGLREEEIPVIGMSFDSLPLAQEFYTNYAKKLGFVTKVRNTNFDKTRKDAKIPINQSLHCTREGYRESRVKAATRSNRITATRCKARMYVMLDREKECWVVSIVELKHSHPCSAEKVIHYHEYRELTMHAKCVITDNDEAGIRPNKTYLALANEVGGSSNLSFSEKDVRNYIASNLRCSDDNADFNGMMNYFVRMKEINPNFFYAIDVDDANKFRSALWVDARCRASYEYYRDVVSFDTIYRRNRHGLPFASFVSVNHHGKSTLLGCALLVSEEILSFELVFTQWVRCVGIVPKGIIIDQCKAMTGAIRKVLPDTIHRWCIWHIMKKTQFKLGGYARYGELSAMMNHIVYNSPSSESFEVHWAGFIKEFELGQNRWLANLYANRRKWVPIFFKSEFWAGMRSTQRSESMHAFYGGYLHCKSGLVQFVHEYDNVLGNKEQKELEDDVVDSKGVIPCIGSTCIERQFQQEYTSNMFRTLQLEVRKKTDCVVRSTEQKGDTISIKVDEQKVFWGKPVYHTFIVEFDPLSRKSRCECNKFESVGILCCHILAVCSYYRVDTVPSCYVLPRWSKNVIRKHTYIKSSHDVARSNETHNLFKHLCSEFYNVAQDFVACDEEAAILRAALSDAKSRLTDYRASMRSTTLDGTQNTMPTQSTGGVILHDIQGPSRVKTKGQPKGKRLGAELDKLIK, encoded by the exons GTCGACGAAATCACCGACGTCATGGCGACAAGAAATGATGAGTTGGGAATTAAGACACGAGGTTTGAAGTATTCCTTATTGTGT TTGTCGGATCATAGTGGACTCCGTGAAGAGGAAATACCAGTCATAGGAATGAGTTTTGATTCGCTGCCTTTGGCACAGGAGTTTTATACAAATTATGCAAAGAAATTGGGGTTTGTAACTAAAGTTAGGAACACGAACTTCGACAAGACACGGAAGGACGCAAAGATACCAATTAATCAATCTCTTCACTGCACTCGAGAGGGTTATCGAGAATCTCGGGTTAAGGCAGCAACTAGGTCAAACAGAATAACAGCCACGAGATGCAAAGCAAGGATGTATGTCATGCTGGACAGGGAGAAGGAATGCTGGGTTGTGTCTATAGTAGAATTGAAGCATTCTCACCCCTGTTCGGCTGAGAAAGTTATCCACTATCATGAGTACCGGGAGTTGACCATGCATGCCAAGTGCGTCATTACGGATAACGACGAGGCTGGCATAAGACCCAACAAGACGTATCTAGCACTGGCAAACGAAGTTGGTGGGTCTTCGAATTTGAGTTTCTCAGAAAAGGATGTCAGAAATTATATTGCAAGCAATCTTCGATGCTCCGATGACAATGCGGACTTCAATGGGATGATGAATTATTTCGTTCGAATGAAGGAGATCAATCCCAACTTCTTTTATGCCATAGATGTTGACGATGCTAATAAATTTAGGAGCGCactctgggtagatgcaaggtgcAGGGCTTCGTATGAATATTACAGAGATGTGGTGTCGTTCGACACCATTTACAGAAGAAACAG GCATGGTCTACCGTTTGCATCCTTTGTCAGTGTAAACCACCATGGGAAGTCTACTCTTCTTGGCTGTGCTTTACTTGTCAGCGAGGAGATCCTTAGTTTCGAGTTGGTGTTCACGCAGTGGGTGAGATGTGTTGGAATTGTGCCAAAGGGTATCATCATTGACCAGTGCAAGGCGATGACTGGTGCTATAAGGAAGGTCCTACCTGATACTATCCACAGATGGTGCATTTGGCACATAATGAAGAAAACACAATTCAAGCTCGGTGGCTACGCTAGGTACGGAGAATTGAGTGCAATGATGAATCACATTGTGTATAACTCTCCTTCGAGTGAATCATTTGAAGTACATTGGGCTGGTTTCATCAAAGAGTTTGAGTTAGGCCAGAACAGATGGTTAGCAA ATCTTTATGCGAATCGACGTAAGTGGGTGCCAATATTCTTCAagagtgaattttgggccggCATGAGGAGTACACAGCGGAGTGAAAGTATGCACGCATTCTATGGTGGATACCTGCATTGCAAGAGTGGGTTGGTTCAGTTCGTCCATGAATACGATAACGTGCTTGGAAACAAGGAGCAAAAGGAGCTTGAAGATGATGTTGTGGACTCAAAAGGAGTCATCCCATGTATAGGGAGCACATGCATTGAGCGACAATTTCAGCAGGAATACACCAGTAATATGTTCAGGACCCTTCAGCTGGAGGTAAGAAAAAAAACCGATTGTGTGGTTCGATCAACTGAACAAAAGGGAGATACAATTTCTATTAAAGTGGACGAGCAGAAGGTATTTTGGGGGAAGCCTGTCTACCATACTTTCATAGTAGAGTTTGACCCTCTGAGTCGAAAGAGTCGGTGCGAGTGCAACAAGTTTGAATCCGTTGGTATATTGTGTTGCCACATCCTTGCGGTGTGCTCATACTATAGAGTTGACACAGTCCCGAGTTGCTATGTTCTTCCTCGATGGAGTAAGAATGTCATCCGCAAGCACACTTACATTAAGAGTAGCCATGACGTGGCTCGAAGTAATGAAACCCACAATTTGTTCAAGCATCTGTGTTCGGAGTTCTATAACGTTGCTCAGGATTTTGTTGCTTGTGATGAGGAAGCAGCCATCTTGCGAGCTGCCCTTTCAGATGCAAAGTCCAGGCTGACTGATTACCGTGCCAGCATGCGTTCCACTACTCTTGATGGGACTCAGAATACGATGCCCACACAGAGCACAGGCGGTGTTATTTTACATGACATACAGGGACCTTCAAGGGTTAAAACCAAAGGACAGCCGAAGGGTAAAAGACTTGGAGCAGAGTTGGACAAGTTAATTAAGTAG